From Bradyrhizobium sp. NDS-1, the proteins below share one genomic window:
- a CDS encoding cupin domain-containing protein, whose product MTTMSLAVAQRPVSRSTALAVVAGLACALAIGKVLPVTMDTVSGVLAPLCATAAESSPLDKVEPIGSYPLPNVPGKRVTIVRVFYGPGGFSRPHRHSGSVTAYITKGEIRSQLGGGPVQTFGVGQSFFEPPGSTHLVSANASATEPAELIAVFVADEGAQLTTLLD is encoded by the coding sequence ATGACAACAATGAGTTTGGCCGTTGCGCAGCGCCCGGTGTCACGTTCGACGGCACTCGCGGTCGTCGCAGGGCTCGCCTGCGCGCTGGCGATTGGCAAAGTATTGCCGGTGACGATGGACACCGTCTCAGGCGTACTGGCGCCGCTGTGCGCCACGGCTGCGGAGAGTTCGCCCCTCGACAAGGTCGAGCCGATCGGCTCCTACCCATTGCCGAACGTGCCGGGCAAGCGCGTCACCATCGTGCGCGTGTTCTACGGTCCGGGCGGATTTTCGCGTCCGCATCGTCACTCGGGATCCGTTACCGCCTACATCACCAAGGGCGAGATCCGGTCCCAGCTCGGCGGCGGTCCGGTCCAGACGTTTGGGGTCGGCCAGTCCTTCTTCGAGCCGCCGGGCTCGACGCATCTGGTCTCCGCCAACGCCAGCGCGACCGAGCCGGCAGAGCTGATCGCCGTGTTCGTGGCGGATGAGGGCGCCCAGCTCACGACGCTCCTGGATTAG
- a CDS encoding carboxymuconolactone decarboxylase family protein, which translates to MSHARSEYEDFKKIAPDVYDLVLAFGQLATKAGLDKQLIELVKLRASQINGCAFCVQHHVLLSERIGVPADKLHLVAVWREAPVFSARERAALAWAEALTLLPGGVSEEVYSEATREFSETELTYLTSAVASINVWNRFGAAYRWTPAKRPAAANAAAS; encoded by the coding sequence ATGTCACACGCCCGCAGCGAATACGAGGATTTCAAGAAGATCGCGCCGGACGTCTATGATCTGGTGCTGGCGTTCGGTCAGCTTGCAACCAAGGCCGGCCTCGACAAGCAGCTCATCGAACTCGTCAAGCTGCGCGCTTCGCAAATCAACGGCTGCGCCTTCTGCGTGCAGCACCACGTCCTGCTGTCGGAGCGGATCGGCGTTCCCGCCGACAAGCTCCATCTGGTCGCGGTCTGGCGCGAGGCGCCGGTCTTTTCCGCGCGCGAGCGCGCGGCGCTGGCCTGGGCGGAGGCCTTGACGCTGCTGCCTGGTGGCGTCAGCGAGGAGGTCTATTCGGAGGCGACGCGCGAGTTCTCTGAAACCGAGCTGACCTACCTGACCTCGGCGGTCGCCTCGATCAATGTCTGGAACCGGTTCGGCGCGGCGTATCGCTGGACGCCGGCCAAGCGGCCGGCCGCGGCGAATGCTGCGGCATCCTGA
- a CDS encoding MarR family winged helix-turn-helix transcriptional regulator, translated as MSRKSATAARPKTEYKATASVGDVRVPAPGEGKRGEQGYLGYLLRQAHAAVRLTMERALGDLGVTSPQFAVLTMLNAYPGLSGADVARLTFLTPQTVGVIIRNLERDGAILMTPHPVHGRIQQWTLTPRGATLLKACRERVIALEKRLARGLDGKAETTIRRWLAGIATDLQQDQVD; from the coding sequence ATGTCACGCAAGTCCGCAACCGCCGCAAGACCCAAAACCGAATACAAGGCGACCGCATCCGTCGGCGACGTGCGTGTACCCGCGCCCGGAGAAGGCAAGCGTGGCGAGCAAGGTTATCTCGGCTATCTCCTGCGCCAGGCCCATGCCGCGGTCCGCCTGACGATGGAACGGGCGCTCGGCGATCTCGGCGTGACATCGCCGCAATTCGCGGTGCTGACCATGCTCAACGCATATCCGGGCCTGTCAGGCGCCGACGTCGCCCGCCTCACCTTCCTGACGCCCCAGACCGTCGGCGTCATCATCCGCAATCTCGAACGCGATGGCGCAATTCTGATGACGCCCCATCCGGTCCACGGCCGCATCCAGCAATGGACGTTGACGCCACGCGGCGCGACGCTGCTGAAAGCCTGCCGCGAGCGTGTGATCGCGCTCGAGAAGCGACTTGCGAGGGGGTTGGATGGCAAAGCGGAAACAACAATCCGGCGCTGGCTCGCCGGAATTGCGACTGATTTACAGCAGGACCAGGTGGATTGA
- a CDS encoding lytic murein transglycosylase produces MKQTDSSLCCTRRTLLQSTFGAAAVLTLPTHVLAAPPGFDEWREAFRSRALAKGISAATWQRAMARVEPDMSVFKQMRSQPEFHEQVWQYINRRVSDWRIINGKIALKNNEALLARIEREFGVERGTLLALWGVESAYGDPLVQQNHMRPIFPSLAALAWNEPRRKAYWETELINALRIVDKGWSTPEQMQGSWAGAMGHSQWMPEVWLNVGIDYDGDGKVSPFGKPDDALGSTAKYLVNRGKWHRGEHWGYEVRAAGNISGSRTYAAWQAAGVTRADGQPFPQPNASAQMWTPVAGGPTFLLGPNFYSVKSYNPSMNYALAICHLGDRCLGAPPFIQPFPGSERALTLAEVQEMQTRLTKAGFDTGGTDGRVGNDTMKAVKDFQQRAGITPADGYGGLKVLAKLRQGS; encoded by the coding sequence ATGAAGCAAACTGATTCCTCACTCTGTTGCACGCGCCGCACCCTGCTCCAATCGACGTTCGGTGCGGCTGCCGTACTCACGCTTCCGACACACGTCCTCGCCGCACCTCCGGGCTTCGACGAATGGCGCGAAGCCTTTCGCTCACGCGCCCTGGCCAAAGGCATTTCCGCCGCGACCTGGCAGCGCGCGATGGCGCGGGTCGAACCCGACATGAGCGTGTTCAAGCAGATGCGCAGCCAGCCGGAATTTCACGAGCAGGTCTGGCAGTACATCAACCGCCGCGTCTCCGACTGGCGCATCATCAACGGCAAGATTGCCCTGAAGAACAACGAGGCGCTGCTCGCGCGCATCGAGCGCGAGTTCGGCGTCGAGCGCGGCACGCTGCTGGCGCTGTGGGGCGTCGAGTCCGCCTATGGCGATCCGCTGGTGCAGCAGAACCACATGAGGCCCATATTTCCATCACTGGCCGCACTTGCCTGGAACGAGCCGCGCCGCAAGGCCTATTGGGAGACCGAGCTGATCAACGCGCTGCGCATCGTCGACAAGGGCTGGAGCACGCCCGAGCAGATGCAGGGATCCTGGGCCGGCGCGATGGGGCATTCGCAATGGATGCCGGAAGTCTGGCTCAATGTCGGCATCGACTATGACGGCGACGGCAAAGTGTCCCCATTCGGCAAGCCCGACGATGCGCTGGGCTCGACAGCCAAATATCTCGTCAATCGTGGCAAATGGCATCGCGGCGAGCATTGGGGCTATGAGGTGCGCGCGGCCGGCAACATCAGCGGCAGCCGAACCTATGCGGCATGGCAGGCGGCCGGCGTCACCCGCGCCGACGGCCAGCCGTTTCCCCAGCCGAACGCCTCCGCGCAGATGTGGACGCCGGTCGCGGGCGGGCCGACCTTCTTGTTGGGACCGAACTTCTACTCGGTGAAGAGCTACAATCCCTCGATGAACTATGCGCTAGCGATCTGCCATCTCGGCGACCGCTGCCTCGGCGCGCCGCCTTTCATTCAGCCCTTCCCCGGCTCCGAGCGCGCGCTGACGCTCGCCGAGGTGCAGGAAATGCAGACGCGCCTGACGAAGGCCGGCTTCGACACCGGCGGCACCGATGGCCGCGTCGGCAACGACACCATGAAGGCGGTCAAGGATTTTCAGCAGCGCGCCGGGATCACGCCGGCGGACGGCTATGGCGGGTTGAAGGTGCTGGCCAAGCTGCGACAGGGGTCGTAG
- a CDS encoding aldolase: protein MAHSLHASSPASAPFRSNRPDLATDAIRTAREDLAACFRMAARNGFEEGICNHFSAVVPGHDDLFLVNPYGYAFRELTASRLLICDFHGNVLDGEGVPEATAFYIHAEMHKRLPRARVAFHTHMPYATALSMTEGEPLIWAGQTALKFYGRTAVDRDYNGLALDNQEGARIASAVGDADIIFMKHHGVMVLAPTIAEAWDDLYYLERAAEVQVLAMSTGRKVLPVDPAVAAETYRQMREGDSESARLHLAAIRRQLDAEEPQYRH, encoded by the coding sequence ATGGCGCACAGCCTTCACGCTTCCTCACCCGCATCAGCGCCATTCCGGTCGAACCGGCCGGATCTCGCTACCGATGCGATCCGCACTGCACGCGAGGACCTCGCCGCCTGTTTCCGCATGGCGGCGCGCAATGGCTTTGAAGAAGGCATCTGCAACCACTTCTCGGCCGTCGTGCCCGGCCATGACGATCTGTTCCTCGTCAACCCCTACGGCTACGCCTTTCGCGAGCTGACCGCGTCCAGGCTCCTGATCTGCGACTTCCACGGCAACGTGCTCGACGGCGAGGGTGTGCCCGAGGCGACCGCCTTCTACATTCATGCCGAGATGCACAAGCGCCTGCCGCGCGCGAGAGTCGCCTTCCACACCCACATGCCCTATGCCACCGCGCTGTCGATGACCGAAGGCGAGCCCCTGATCTGGGCCGGCCAGACCGCGCTGAAGTTCTATGGCCGCACCGCCGTCGACCGCGACTACAACGGCCTCGCGCTGGACAACCAGGAAGGGGCGCGCATCGCGTCCGCCGTCGGCGATGCCGACATCATCTTCATGAAGCATCACGGCGTGATGGTGCTGGCACCGACCATCGCGGAGGCCTGGGACGATCTCTACTATCTCGAACGTGCCGCCGAGGTGCAGGTGTTGGCGATGTCGACGGGACGAAAGGTGCTGCCGGTCGATCCCGCCGTTGCGGCCGAAACCTACAGGCAGATGCGTGAGGGCGATAGCGAATCCGCACGGCTGCATCTCGCCGCGATCCGCAGGCAGCTCGATGCGGAGGAGCCGCAGTACCGGCATTGA
- a CDS encoding SDR family NAD(P)-dependent oxidoreductase: MAGQVEGKVALVTGGASGIGEAIVELFAREGATVVITDIDELRGPELAKRVTKAGGKAIFLEQDVTSEERWIEIVTEVAKRYGRLDIMVSNAGIGIAVPSIVDMTLADWRKQNAINLDGVFLSVKHCLPLMRKHGGGSIIMMSSLAGLRGSPGLSAYSATKGGVRLFAKSIAMECAAAGDGIRVNSVHPGIIDTPIWGKIPTGATGAGQNAPIDPEERAKVVTPLGRAGQAAEIASGVLYLASDASRYLTGSELVIDGGMNAGGVLRRA, translated from the coding sequence ATGGCAGGGCAGGTTGAGGGCAAGGTCGCGCTGGTGACGGGCGGGGCCTCAGGTATCGGTGAAGCCATCGTCGAGCTGTTCGCGCGCGAGGGCGCGACCGTCGTCATCACCGACATCGATGAGTTGCGCGGCCCCGAACTCGCCAAGCGCGTGACGAAAGCCGGCGGCAAGGCGATCTTCCTTGAGCAGGACGTCACCAGCGAGGAGCGCTGGATCGAGATCGTCACCGAAGTCGCCAAGCGCTACGGCCGGCTCGACATCATGGTCTCCAACGCCGGCATCGGCATTGCCGTGCCTTCGATCGTGGACATGACGCTTGCCGACTGGCGCAAGCAGAACGCGATCAACCTCGACGGCGTGTTTCTCTCGGTCAAGCATTGCCTGCCCCTGATGCGCAAGCATGGTGGCGGTTCGATCATCATGATGTCGTCGCTGGCGGGCCTGCGCGGTTCGCCCGGGTTGTCGGCCTATTCAGCGACCAAGGGCGGCGTGCGGTTGTTCGCCAAGTCGATCGCGATGGAATGCGCTGCGGCGGGCGACGGCATCCGCGTCAACTCGGTTCATCCCGGCATCATCGACACGCCGATCTGGGGCAAGATCCCGACGGGCGCGACCGGCGCCGGCCAGAACGCGCCGATCGATCCGGAGGAGCGTGCGAAGGTCGTCACGCCGCTCGGCCGCGCCGGCCAGGCGGCGGAGATCGCCTCCGGCGTGCTGTATCTGGCCTCCGATGCCTCGCGCTACCTCACCGGCAGCGAACTCGTCATCGACGGTGGCATGAACGCGGGCGGCGTGCTGCGGCGGGCCTGA
- the recJ gene encoding single-stranded-DNA-specific exonuclease RecJ: MTPPATALPVEAPRAFLGVARSLTDKLWLDRLDARGAAKALAIVQRHQLPELLARVLAGRGVDIDAVADFLDPTIRKLLPDPFTVTEMEAAAKRIADAATKGEKVAIFGDYDVDGATSAALLAWHLRHCGLDPLIHIPDRIFEGYGPNVDAVRGLAAKGATLLVTVDCGTTSIEPLAEAKRLGMSVVVIDHHQAGTELPEVDALVNPNRLDDLSGLGHLAAVGLVLVTLVAVNRELRQRGFWSAEMPEPDLLGMLHHVALGTVADVAPLVGLNRAFVAKGLIAMRRRDHVGHTALMDVARLNGPPEAWHLGFMLGPRINAGGRIGRADLGVRLLLEGDSVEAARIAAELDRLNSERRVIEQAAEAQAEAEALASIGLEDKLGVIVTASEGWHPGVVGLVASRLKEKFSRPAFAIALEPGGIGTGSGRSIAGVDLGKAVRQAVADGILLKGGGHAMAAGVTLRKEKLAEFRAYLENALAQDVAEARHVNELYIDGAVSARAVTTELAATLNRAGPFGSGNPEAVLALPAHQLVFADEVGQAHLRLRFKSGDGAIVNGIAFRSVGQKLGNALLANRGQQLHVAGSLAVDRYQGTERVQFRVIDVALPDQGPSVIR; the protein is encoded by the coding sequence ATGACGCCGCCCGCCACCGCCTTGCCCGTCGAAGCGCCCCGAGCGTTCCTGGGTGTCGCGCGCTCGCTCACCGACAAGCTCTGGCTCGACCGGCTCGACGCGCGCGGGGCGGCCAAGGCGCTTGCCATCGTGCAACGGCACCAGCTCCCGGAGCTGCTGGCGCGCGTGCTGGCGGGCCGCGGCGTCGATATCGACGCTGTTGCCGACTTCCTCGATCCGACCATCCGCAAGCTTCTGCCGGACCCGTTCACGGTCACGGAGATGGAAGCGGCGGCCAAACGGATCGCGGATGCCGCGACAAAGGGGGAGAAGGTCGCGATCTTCGGCGACTACGACGTCGACGGCGCGACCTCTGCGGCGTTGCTGGCCTGGCACCTGCGCCATTGCGGACTCGATCCGCTGATCCACATTCCCGACCGCATCTTCGAGGGCTATGGCCCCAACGTCGACGCGGTGCGCGGGCTCGCGGCCAAGGGTGCGACGCTGCTCGTCACCGTCGATTGCGGTACCACCAGCATCGAGCCGCTGGCTGAAGCGAAACGGCTCGGCATGTCCGTGGTCGTGATCGACCACCACCAGGCCGGCACGGAGCTGCCGGAGGTCGATGCGCTGGTCAATCCGAACCGGCTCGACGATCTCTCCGGCCTTGGCCATCTCGCCGCCGTCGGCCTCGTGCTGGTTACGCTGGTGGCGGTCAATCGCGAGTTGCGCCAGCGCGGGTTCTGGAGCGCGGAGATGCCTGAGCCCGATCTGCTCGGCATGCTGCATCACGTCGCGCTCGGCACCGTTGCCGATGTTGCCCCGCTGGTTGGCCTCAACCGCGCCTTCGTTGCCAAGGGGCTGATCGCGATGCGGCGTCGCGACCATGTCGGCCATACCGCGCTGATGGACGTGGCACGACTCAACGGCCCGCCGGAGGCCTGGCATCTCGGCTTTATGCTGGGGCCGCGCATCAATGCCGGCGGCCGCATCGGCCGCGCCGATCTCGGCGTGCGGCTGCTGTTGGAGGGCGATAGCGTCGAGGCCGCGCGGATCGCGGCCGAGCTCGACCGTCTCAACAGCGAGCGCCGCGTCATCGAGCAGGCCGCCGAAGCCCAGGCCGAAGCCGAAGCGCTGGCCTCGATCGGGCTCGAGGACAAGCTCGGCGTCATCGTCACGGCGTCCGAAGGCTGGCATCCCGGCGTCGTCGGCCTCGTGGCCTCCCGGCTCAAGGAGAAGTTCTCGCGACCGGCTTTCGCCATTGCTCTCGAGCCTGGTGGCATCGGCACCGGCTCGGGGCGCTCGATCGCCGGCGTCGATCTCGGCAAGGCGGTGCGGCAGGCGGTGGCCGACGGGATTCTGCTCAAGGGCGGCGGCCACGCGATGGCCGCCGGCGTGACGCTGCGGAAAGAAAAGCTCGCCGAATTCCGCGCTTATCTCGAGAACGCGCTGGCGCAGGACGTCGCCGAGGCCCGCCACGTCAACGAGCTCTATATCGACGGCGCGGTCTCCGCACGCGCGGTGACGACCGAGCTTGCGGCGACGCTGAACCGCGCCGGTCCTTTCGGGAGCGGCAATCCGGAAGCCGTGCTGGCGCTGCCGGCGCACCAGCTGGTCTTTGCCGACGAAGTCGGGCAGGCGCATCTGCGTCTGCGTTTCAAGTCGGGCGACGGCGCCATCGTCAACGGCATCGCATTCCGCTCGGTCGGCCAGAAGCTCGGAAACGCGCTGCTCGCCAATCGCGGCCAGCAACTGCATGTCGCGGGCTCGCTCGCGGTCGATCGCTATCAGGGCACAGAACGCGTGCAGTTCCGCGTCATCGACGTCGCGCTACCGGACCAGGGGCCATCCGTGATTAGATAG
- a CDS encoding methyl-accepting chemotaxis protein — MSAALGLKAKPIATEPADDDSDISALINRLTAEVNQIAVDKTKSIQQITNQMKMLALNALIESSRAGAQGAGFAVVAQEVRGVGQQVETIARELESQLTKRTGDLVSSIERMSQRSRGERMMDLSLNAIELIDRNLYERTCDVRWWATDSAVVDCAASPSAAAVSHASQRLGVILGAYTVYLDLWLCDLDGNVIANGRADRFRVVGQNIAHTKWFRDAHSLRSGDDYVAGDVENQPLLGNAQVATYCASVRAGGQANGAPIGVLAIHFDWEPQARAIVQGVRIGDSDRARVLLVDSNLRVIAASDGQGILSERLSISLNGQRSGFYHDRNGSLVAFHATPGYETYRGLGWYGVIICGA, encoded by the coding sequence ATGTCTGCTGCGCTGGGTCTGAAAGCCAAGCCGATCGCCACAGAACCCGCCGACGATGATTCCGACATCTCCGCGCTGATCAACCGCCTGACCGCGGAGGTCAACCAGATCGCGGTCGACAAGACCAAGTCGATCCAGCAGATCACCAACCAGATGAAGATGCTGGCGCTGAACGCGCTGATCGAGAGCTCGCGCGCCGGCGCGCAAGGCGCCGGCTTTGCGGTGGTGGCCCAGGAGGTGCGCGGCGTCGGACAGCAGGTCGAGACCATCGCACGCGAGCTCGAAAGCCAGCTGACGAAGCGCACCGGCGATCTCGTCTCCTCGATCGAGCGCATGAGCCAGCGTTCGCGCGGCGAGCGCATGATGGACCTGTCGCTGAACGCGATCGAGCTGATCGACCGCAACCTCTATGAACGCACCTGCGACGTGCGCTGGTGGGCGACCGATTCCGCCGTGGTCGATTGCGCGGCCTCCCCCAGTGCGGCGGCCGTCTCGCACGCCTCGCAGCGCCTCGGCGTGATCCTCGGAGCCTACACCGTTTATCTCGACCTCTGGCTCTGCGACCTCGACGGCAACGTCATCGCCAACGGCCGTGCCGACCGCTTTCGCGTCGTCGGTCAGAACATCGCCCACACAAAATGGTTTCGCGACGCGCACAGCCTGCGCTCCGGTGACGACTACGTCGCCGGCGACGTCGAGAACCAGCCGCTGCTCGGCAACGCGCAGGTCGCGACCTATTGCGCCAGCGTCCGCGCCGGCGGCCAGGCCAACGGCGCCCCGATCGGCGTGCTCGCCATCCATTTCGACTGGGAGCCGCAGGCCCGTGCCATCGTGCAGGGCGTGCGCATCGGCGACAGCGACAGGGCCCGCGTGCTGCTGGTCGATTCCAACCTGCGCGTCATCGCAGCGTCCGACGGCCAGGGCATCCTCAGCGAACGCCTCTCGATCTCGCTGAACGGCCAGCGCTCCGGCTTCTATCACGACCGCAACGGCTCGCTGGTCGCCTTTCATGCAACGCCGGGTTACGAGACCTATCGGGGCCTCGGCTGGTACGGGGTGATCATCTGCGGTGCCTGA
- a CDS encoding HlyD family secretion protein, whose translation MLELLLCSLVTILPDYLYRRYRQGKRFGKEITLFSVWYELRWGITSCLMLTIALITMIFYYHPSTSSATLYFRTVPILPEVAGRVAEVNVDYSAPVKKGDVLFRLDSAKQQAALETAKRKVAEVDASLISARADVVKADAQIGEAKAAWQQARDELDTKSELQRRNPGIVPQRDIEKLQVIVDQRQAGVDAASAAREASTLRISTLLPAEKASAEAAMAEAQVDLDKTSIRAGIDGRVEQFLLRTGDVVNQMMRPAGVLIPDGAGRRSLQAGFGQIEAQVIRPGMLAEATCISKPWVIIPLVVTGVQDYIAAGQFRSGEQLIDPQNLRQPGTILAFLEPLYKGGLEGVTPGSACMVNAYTSNHDAIADPKTGALKGFALHVVDATGLVHALLLRIQALLLPVKTLVLSGH comes from the coding sequence ATGCTTGAACTCCTGCTCTGCTCGCTCGTGACGATCCTCCCGGACTACCTCTATCGGCGCTATCGGCAGGGTAAGCGGTTCGGCAAGGAGATAACGCTCTTCTCGGTCTGGTACGAGCTGAGGTGGGGCATCACCAGTTGCCTGATGCTGACCATCGCGCTGATCACCATGATCTTCTACTATCATCCTTCGACCAGTTCGGCGACGCTCTACTTCCGCACCGTGCCGATCCTGCCCGAAGTCGCCGGCCGCGTCGCCGAGGTCAACGTCGATTACAGCGCGCCCGTCAAGAAAGGCGACGTGCTCTTCCGGCTGGACAGCGCCAAGCAGCAGGCGGCACTCGAGACGGCAAAACGAAAGGTCGCCGAGGTCGATGCCTCACTGATCAGCGCGCGGGCCGATGTGGTCAAGGCGGACGCCCAAATCGGAGAAGCGAAGGCGGCCTGGCAGCAAGCGAGGGACGAGCTCGACACCAAGAGCGAATTGCAGCGGCGCAATCCCGGAATCGTGCCGCAGCGCGACATCGAAAAACTCCAGGTCATCGTCGATCAGCGGCAGGCGGGCGTCGATGCCGCCAGTGCCGCCAGGGAGGCTTCGACCCTGCGAATCTCGACGCTTCTGCCCGCCGAGAAGGCGAGTGCCGAGGCGGCCATGGCAGAGGCGCAAGTGGACCTCGACAAGACCTCAATTCGAGCCGGCATCGATGGACGCGTGGAGCAATTCCTTCTGCGTACCGGCGATGTCGTCAATCAGATGATGCGGCCGGCTGGCGTCTTGATTCCGGATGGCGCTGGCCGGCGCTCATTGCAGGCTGGCTTCGGCCAGATCGAAGCCCAGGTCATACGACCTGGCATGCTTGCGGAGGCGACTTGCATCTCGAAGCCGTGGGTCATCATTCCGCTCGTGGTCACTGGCGTGCAGGACTACATCGCCGCAGGACAATTCCGCTCGGGCGAACAGCTCATTGATCCGCAAAATCTGCGGCAGCCCGGCACGATCCTGGCATTTCTGGAGCCGCTCTATAAGGGCGGGCTCGAGGGCGTCACGCCAGGATCGGCCTGCATGGTCAACGCCTATACGAGCAACCATGATGCGATTGCGGACCCCAAGACCGGCGCACTCAAGGGATTTGCCTTGCATGTGGTCGATGCGACGGGGCTCGTGCATGCCCTTCTGTTGCGCATTCAAGCCCTGCTGCTGCCGGTCAAGACACTGGTGCTGAGCGGCCACTGA
- a CDS encoding 4-hydroxythreonine-4-phosphate dehydrogenase PdxA, with the protein MTAKPLIALAMGDPAGISPELTAKLVVRDDIRASCRLVVIGDRRIFDEGARVAGVKADLTMVEQGADPRAAQGDALFLDLRHLDPREVEPRTATLAGGRFALANYRRALELGRDGRVDAVCFTPFNKQAMRLARAEYDDEIAFSAEVVGLKTAASEFNVLDRLWNARVTSHIPLRDVAAKLSSERIHRALTLTDACMRNAGFARPRIAVAGLNPHAGDGGNFGREEIDIIAPGVTAGQREGIAAEGPFPADTVFLRAKAGAFDAVLTMYHDQGQIAMKLMGFDRGVTLLGGFPFPICTPAHGTAYDIAGQGVASIGASRAALLLAAEMATATKRPR; encoded by the coding sequence ATGACCGCAAAGCCGCTCATTGCATTGGCAATGGGAGATCCCGCCGGCATCAGTCCGGAGCTGACGGCGAAGCTGGTGGTGCGGGACGACATCCGCGCGAGCTGCCGGCTCGTCGTCATCGGTGACCGCCGCATCTTCGACGAGGGTGCGCGTGTCGCCGGCGTCAAGGCGGACTTGACGATGGTGGAGCAAGGAGCCGACCCGCGCGCAGCTCAGGGCGATGCGCTGTTTCTCGATCTCCGTCACCTTGATCCCAGAGAGGTCGAGCCAAGAACCGCGACGCTTGCCGGTGGCAGGTTCGCACTGGCGAACTATCGGCGTGCGCTCGAGCTTGGCCGCGACGGTCGCGTCGATGCCGTCTGCTTTACGCCCTTCAACAAGCAGGCGATGCGGCTCGCCCGCGCCGAATATGACGACGAGATCGCGTTTTCGGCCGAGGTGGTCGGCCTCAAGACCGCCGCGAGCGAGTTCAACGTGCTGGACCGGCTCTGGAACGCACGCGTCACCTCTCATATCCCGCTCAGGGACGTCGCCGCGAAGCTGTCCAGCGAACGCATCCACCGTGCGCTGACGCTGACCGATGCCTGCATGCGCAATGCCGGCTTCGCACGCCCCCGCATCGCGGTTGCCGGGCTCAATCCGCATGCCGGCGATGGCGGAAATTTCGGCCGCGAGGAAATCGACATCATTGCGCCCGGTGTGACGGCAGGCCAGCGCGAGGGCATCGCCGCAGAGGGACCGTTTCCCGCCGACACCGTGTTCCTGCGGGCCAAGGCCGGCGCCTTCGATGCGGTGCTGACGATGTATCACGACCAGGGCCAGATCGCGATGAAGCTGATGGGCTTCGATCGCGGCGTGACCTTGCTCGGCGGCTTTCCGTTCCCGATCTGCACGCCCGCGCACGGCACCGCCTACGACATCGCAGGGCAGGGCGTCGCATCGATCGGCGCGAGCCGTGCCGCGCTGCTGCTGGCGGCGGAGATGGCGACTGCCACAAAACGTCCTCGGTGA